One Curtobacterium sp. BH-2-1-1 genomic region harbors:
- a CDS encoding ABC transporter permease → MTTIAVRTQAEEPTAPSKLRAAARQFGVVWSNTKARIGIIILAVFVIVAIFAPLLAPYGASQNGFARSADATGAHWMGTTAAGEDVLSQIIYGARISVLVGAVAGLLSTLVAVAIGLSWGYVRGWIAEVIGFIVNLFLVIPGLPLMIVIAAYLQNGGIAVIIAVIVVTGWAWGARVLRSQTQSLRGRDFVTAAQFSGDGATRIVFREILPNMTSLIVGSFFGAATSAILAEAGLEFLGLGDSSIVSWGTILYWAQNSNALLTGQWILLFAPGLCIALLAMSLTLINFGVDAVSNPRLREGARRKRKEATA, encoded by the coding sequence ATGACCACGATCGCAGTTCGCACGCAAGCAGAAGAACCGACCGCCCCGAGCAAACTCCGAGCCGCCGCCCGCCAGTTCGGCGTCGTCTGGAGCAACACCAAGGCCCGGATCGGCATCATCATCCTCGCCGTCTTCGTGATCGTGGCGATCTTCGCCCCGCTCCTCGCCCCGTACGGCGCGAGCCAGAACGGGTTCGCGCGGAGCGCCGACGCCACCGGCGCGCACTGGATGGGCACGACCGCCGCCGGCGAGGACGTCCTGTCGCAGATCATCTACGGCGCCCGGATCTCCGTGCTCGTCGGTGCCGTCGCGGGGCTCCTGTCCACGCTCGTCGCCGTCGCGATCGGCCTGAGCTGGGGCTACGTCCGCGGCTGGATCGCCGAGGTCATCGGGTTCATCGTGAACCTCTTCCTCGTCATCCCCGGTCTGCCGCTCATGATCGTCATCGCCGCGTACCTGCAGAACGGCGGCATCGCGGTCATCATCGCGGTGATCGTGGTCACCGGCTGGGCCTGGGGCGCGCGCGTCCTGCGCAGCCAGACGCAGTCCCTCCGCGGTCGTGACTTCGTGACCGCGGCCCAGTTCTCCGGGGACGGTGCGACGCGCATCGTGTTCCGCGAGATCCTGCCGAACATGACGAGCCTCATCGTCGGCTCGTTCTTCGGTGCGGCCACGAGCGCGATCCTCGCCGAGGCGGGCCTCGAGTTCCTCGGACTCGGCGACTCGTCCATCGTGAGCTGGGGCACGATCCTCTACTGGGCGCAGAACTCGAACGCCCTGCTGACCGGTCAGTGGATCCTGCTGTTCGCCCCGGGTCTCTGCATCGCACTCCTCGCGATGAGCCTGACCCTGATCAACTTCGGCGTCGACGCCGTGTCCAACCCGCGACTGCGCGAAGGCGCGCGTCGCAAGCGCAAGGAGGCCACCGCATGA
- a CDS encoding alpha/beta fold hydrolase, which yields MSTLRDFPSVPPFGHLPTPEGVDVVGIDLPVGRLTAYRVVPPGPSKGTVLVVPGYTGSKEDWRTFMPLLRDAGWTAVAISRRGQADSARASGPSGYTLAEEAADVVRVARLLDDGAPVHLIGHSLGGVIVREAAIAEPSAFRDVVQFCSGPYGWPYRKVAELTILHDTGGNLRQLFDSTNPLWAYRPDEELPDDPRFVRDRFDAHDPASVVAGGHILEDHTDSSAALRATGLPVLVTHGEWDGAWPIPWQRQMAEDTGAAYEVIPESYHGPQVENPSATLHTFDRFLSQH from the coding sequence ATGAGCACGCTCCGCGACTTCCCGTCCGTTCCGCCGTTCGGCCACCTGCCCACCCCCGAGGGCGTCGACGTCGTCGGCATCGACCTCCCCGTCGGCCGACTCACCGCCTACCGCGTCGTGCCTCCCGGGCCGTCGAAGGGCACCGTCCTCGTCGTCCCGGGGTACACCGGCTCGAAGGAGGACTGGCGCACGTTCATGCCGCTCCTCCGGGACGCCGGCTGGACCGCGGTGGCGATCAGCCGCCGTGGCCAGGCCGACTCGGCGCGCGCATCGGGGCCGTCCGGCTACACGCTGGCGGAAGAGGCCGCCGACGTCGTCCGGGTCGCACGGCTGCTCGACGACGGCGCTCCCGTGCACCTCATCGGCCACTCGCTCGGCGGCGTGATCGTCCGCGAGGCGGCCATCGCCGAGCCCAGCGCCTTCCGCGACGTGGTGCAGTTCTGCTCCGGACCGTACGGCTGGCCCTACCGCAAGGTCGCCGAGCTGACGATCCTGCACGACACCGGCGGCAACCTCCGCCAGCTGTTCGACTCCACCAACCCGCTCTGGGCGTACCGGCCCGACGAGGAACTCCCCGACGACCCCCGGTTCGTCCGTGACCGCTTCGACGCGCACGACCCCGCGAGCGTCGTCGCCGGTGGGCACATCCTCGAGGACCACACCGACTCCTCCGCCGCACTCCGTGCCACCGGGCTCCCGGTGCTCGTGACCCACGGCGAGTGGGACGGCGCCTGGCCGATCCCCTGGCAGCGGCAGATGGCGGAGGACACCGGCGCCGCCTACGAGGTCATCCCGGAGAGCTACCACGGCCCGCAGGTCGAGAACCCGTCGGCGACGCTCCACACCTTCGACCGCTTCCTGTCACAGCACTGA
- a CDS encoding ABC transporter permease, translating to MKYILQKLVLFVLTLWAAVTLNFVLPRLMPGSPTDAALAKLSQNGPVTDATKKAIEAQLGVPSGNLWDQYVSYLHQVITLDFGTSYTFYPQPVGDLVAQALPYTLILVGVVTILAFVLGTLIGVGAAWKRGTWLDSLPTLSGSFMSTFPYFWTALLLLFFLGYVLHWFPTTGAYSATTTPGLNGAFLGDALQHAVLPAITILVTSLGGWIIGMRNAMINTLGDDYVTFAEANGLRGRTVAIRYAARNAILPNLTGFGLALGGVVGGSVLVEQVFGYPGIGYLLFNAVIGQDYPLMQALFLMITVSVLIANFIVDVLYGVLDPRTRR from the coding sequence GTGAAGTACATCCTCCAGAAACTCGTCCTCTTCGTCCTGACCCTCTGGGCCGCGGTCACGCTGAACTTCGTGCTCCCGCGACTCATGCCCGGCAGCCCGACCGACGCCGCTCTCGCGAAGCTCAGCCAGAACGGCCCGGTCACCGACGCCACCAAGAAGGCCATCGAGGCCCAGCTCGGCGTCCCGAGCGGCAACCTCTGGGACCAGTACGTCAGCTACCTGCACCAGGTCATCACCCTCGACTTCGGCACGAGCTACACGTTCTACCCGCAGCCCGTCGGGGACCTCGTCGCCCAGGCCCTGCCGTACACGCTGATCCTCGTCGGCGTCGTGACGATCCTCGCGTTCGTGCTCGGCACCCTGATCGGTGTCGGCGCGGCCTGGAAGCGCGGCACCTGGCTGGACTCGCTGCCGACCCTGTCGGGCTCGTTCATGTCGACGTTCCCGTACTTCTGGACGGCGCTCCTGCTGCTCTTCTTCCTCGGCTACGTCCTGCACTGGTTCCCGACCACGGGCGCCTACTCCGCGACGACGACCCCGGGCCTGAACGGTGCGTTCCTCGGGGACGCCCTGCAGCACGCGGTCCTGCCGGCGATCACGATCCTCGTGACGAGCCTCGGCGGCTGGATCATCGGCATGCGCAACGCCATGATCAACACCCTCGGTGACGACTACGTGACCTTCGCCGAGGCGAACGGTCTCCGCGGTCGCACCGTGGCGATCCGGTACGCGGCCCGCAACGCGATCCTGCCGAACCTGACCGGCTTCGGTCTGGCCCTCGGTGGTGTGGTCGGCGGTTCGGTCCTGGTCGAGCAGGTGTTCGGCTACCCGGGCATCGGCTACCTGCTGTTCAACGCCGTGATCGGGCAGGACTACCCGCTCATGCAGGCCCTCTTCCTGATGATCACCGTGTCGGTGCTCATCGCCAACTTCATCGTGGACGTCCTCTACGGCGTCCTGGACCCGAGGACGCGCCGATGA
- a CDS encoding ABC transporter ATP-binding protein, with amino-acid sequence MSGSRSEPIDGLEARDGAATRLPSDTTSATQDVLLDVRDLSVVYESAGQEAVQAVDHVSFQLRKGEFVGLVGESGSGKSTLGYALTRLQKPPARTNGGNIFFGGHDIRDLDEEALRQQRQGGFAMVLQSGMNALNPVRTIRNHFIDIFTAHGHVSRDRWDARMKELIEKVKLPTAMLARYPGELSGGMRQRVSIALALSLEPQLMVFDEPTTALDVLVQHAVMDTIIELQQAEGFTAILISHDLGIVLEATERVLVMHEGRIVEDGGSKEILRDPQDEYTQMLLSHYADPRAEVVSLPGFPDRSQRDPSATRQETTTSFSTVGSRERSAARNPIVVEHLVKTYPAPRRGEQPVQAVRDVSFTLEPGQSLALVGQSGSGKSTIAKMLTGVEKPTTGTVRFGDTDVAKLGRRGLKDLRSEVQMVFQDPYAALNPLHTVEYTLSRPVANYTNLRGRDARKRVLELLETVGLTPVEQFAQKLPHQLSGGQRQRVVIARALASDPQVIIADEPVSMLDVTLRAGVLALLEDLREQWGVSLLYITHDLLSARLITDDIMVLHDGAVVERGRTAEVLQHPQDDYTVALLDAVPNPRRALLA; translated from the coding sequence ATGAGCGGCTCGCGTTCCGAACCGATCGACGGCCTGGAGGCGCGGGACGGCGCCGCCACGCGCCTCCCGTCCGACACCACGAGCGCCACGCAGGACGTGCTGCTCGACGTCCGCGACCTGTCGGTCGTGTACGAATCGGCCGGTCAGGAGGCCGTCCAGGCGGTCGACCACGTGTCCTTCCAGCTGCGGAAGGGCGAGTTCGTCGGCCTGGTCGGCGAGTCGGGTTCCGGCAAGTCGACCCTCGGCTACGCGCTGACCCGGCTGCAGAAGCCGCCGGCTCGGACCAACGGCGGCAACATCTTCTTCGGCGGCCACGACATCCGCGACCTCGACGAGGAAGCGCTCCGGCAGCAGCGCCAGGGCGGGTTCGCGATGGTGCTGCAGTCCGGCATGAACGCGCTCAACCCGGTGCGGACCATCCGCAACCACTTCATCGACATCTTCACGGCCCACGGCCACGTGTCGCGTGATCGCTGGGACGCCCGGATGAAGGAGCTCATCGAGAAGGTGAAGCTCCCCACCGCCATGCTCGCGCGGTACCCGGGAGAGCTGTCCGGCGGCATGCGGCAGCGCGTGTCGATCGCCCTGGCGCTCTCTCTCGAGCCGCAGCTCATGGTGTTCGACGAGCCGACCACCGCGCTCGACGTCCTCGTGCAGCACGCCGTGATGGACACCATCATCGAGCTGCAGCAGGCCGAGGGCTTCACGGCCATCCTGATCAGCCACGACCTCGGCATCGTCCTCGAGGCGACCGAGCGCGTGCTCGTCATGCACGAGGGCCGCATCGTCGAGGACGGCGGCTCGAAGGAGATCCTCCGCGACCCGCAGGACGAGTACACGCAGATGCTGCTGTCGCACTACGCCGACCCGCGTGCCGAGGTCGTGAGCCTGCCGGGCTTCCCGGACCGGTCGCAGCGCGACCCGTCGGCGACCCGCCAGGAGACCACGACGTCGTTCAGCACGGTCGGCTCCCGCGAGCGCAGCGCCGCCCGCAACCCGATCGTGGTCGAGCACCTCGTCAAGACCTACCCGGCACCCCGTCGCGGCGAGCAGCCGGTGCAGGCGGTGCGCGACGTGTCGTTCACCCTCGAACCCGGGCAGTCGCTCGCCCTCGTCGGCCAGTCCGGATCCGGCAAGTCGACGATCGCGAAGATGCTGACCGGCGTCGAGAAGCCGACGACCGGCACGGTCCGGTTCGGCGACACGGACGTGGCGAAGCTCGGAAGACGGGGGCTGAAGGACCTCCGCTCCGAGGTGCAGATGGTGTTCCAGGACCCGTACGCCGCACTCAACCCGCTGCACACGGTCGAGTACACGCTGTCCCGCCCCGTCGCGAACTACACGAACCTGCGCGGGCGCGATGCCCGGAAGCGTGTGCTCGAGCTGCTCGAGACCGTGGGCCTGACCCCGGTGGAGCAGTTCGCGCAGAAGCTCCCGCACCAGCTCTCGGGCGGCCAGCGCCAGCGCGTGGTCATCGCCCGGGCGCTCGCGTCCGACCCGCAGGTGATCATCGCCGACGAGCCGGTCTCGATGCTCGACGTGACGCTCCGTGCCGGGGTGCTCGCACTGCTCGAGGACCTCCGCGAGCAGTGGGGCGTCTCGCTCCTCTACATCACCCACGACCTGCTCAGCGCGCGGCTCATCACGGACGACATCATGGTGTTGCACGACGGTGCCGTGGTCGAACGGGGCCGCACGGCCGAGGTGCTGCAGCACCCGCAGGACGACTACACGGTGGCGCTGCTCGACGCGGTACCGAACCCACGACGGGCGCTGCTGGCATGA